In the genome of Nisaea sediminum, one region contains:
- the ectB gene encoding diaminobutyrate--2-oxoglutarate transaminase → MTVDLSVYENTESNVRSYCRSFPTTFTSATGAEITDADGKTYIDFLAGCSSLNYGHNDPDMKQALLDYISSDGIAHGLDFHTDAKGAFLQAFSDYILKPREMNYRVQFTGPTGANAVEAALKLARKVTGRDRIVAFTNGFHGVTLGALACTGNGYHRKGASRPLEGVDRMPYDRALGDDIDSGKVLEQLLNNPSSGYEPPAAFILETVQGEGGLNEASAEWLQTVERVAREHGSLLIVDDIQAGCGRTGTFFSFEKLGICPDIVTMAKSLSGMGLPFAMTLLHPDLDIWGPAEHNGTFRGNNHAFVTARVALEKFWSDSSFSQKVEVKADFLEERLTALAAKHGGTVKGRGMFRGIDVGSGELADEICAECFKRGLIIETSGAHGEVVKILAPLTIELTLFERGLDILAESMSAVTAKNGAAAA, encoded by the coding sequence ATGACTGTTGATCTCTCCGTTTATGAAAATACCGAATCCAACGTGCGCAGCTATTGCCGCTCGTTCCCGACCACTTTCACCTCTGCCACGGGTGCCGAAATCACCGACGCGGACGGCAAGACCTATATCGATTTCCTCGCCGGCTGTTCCTCGCTGAACTACGGGCACAACGACCCGGACATGAAGCAGGCGCTGCTCGACTACATCTCCAGCGACGGCATCGCCCACGGTCTGGATTTCCATACCGATGCGAAGGGTGCCTTCCTGCAGGCCTTCAGCGATTACATCCTGAAGCCGCGGGAAATGAACTACCGTGTCCAGTTCACCGGCCCGACCGGTGCCAACGCCGTCGAAGCGGCCCTCAAGCTGGCCCGCAAGGTGACCGGCCGGGATCGTATCGTCGCCTTCACCAACGGGTTCCACGGCGTGACGCTCGGCGCGCTCGCCTGCACCGGCAACGGCTATCACCGCAAGGGGGCTTCCCGCCCGCTCGAGGGTGTGGACCGGATGCCCTATGACCGTGCGCTCGGCGACGACATCGACAGCGGCAAGGTGCTCGAGCAGCTGCTCAACAACCCGTCCAGCGGTTACGAGCCGCCGGCAGCCTTCATCCTGGAGACGGTTCAGGGCGAGGGCGGTCTCAACGAGGCCAGCGCCGAATGGCTGCAGACCGTCGAGCGGGTCGCCCGCGAGCACGGCTCGCTGCTGATCGTCGACGACATCCAGGCCGGCTGCGGCCGTACCGGAACCTTCTTCTCTTTTGAGAAGCTCGGCATCTGCCCGGATATCGTGACCATGGCGAAATCGCTCTCCGGCATGGGCCTGCCCTTCGCCATGACCCTGCTGCACCCGGATCTCGATATCTGGGGCCCGGCGGAGCATAACGGCACCTTCCGGGGCAACAACCACGCCTTCGTGACCGCCCGTGTCGCGCTGGAGAAATTCTGGTCCGACAGCAGCTTCTCGCAGAAGGTCGAGGTCAAGGCCGACTTCCTCGAGGAGCGCCTGACCGCGCTCGCGGCCAAGCACGGCGGCACGGTCAAGGGGCGCGGCATGTTCCGCGGGATCGATGTCGGCTCCGGCGAACTGGCGGACGAGATCTGCGCCGAATGCTTCAAGCGCGGCCTGATCATCGAGACCTCCGGTGCCCATGGCGAAGTGGTGAAGATCCTGGCGCCGCTGACCATCGAGCTCACCCTGTTCGAGCGCGGTCTGGATATCCTCGCCGAGTCCATGAGTGCGGTGACCGCGAAGAACGGCGCCGCCGCGGCCTGA
- the ectA gene encoding diaminobutyrate acetyltransferase has translation MRIEISKELAAGPAMAGGVRFRKPTSEDGAAVWRLIGDLDALDDNSMYCNLLQCTHFADTCIVAEHDDEVVGWVSAYLPPSKQGTLFVWQVAVAPKMRGRGLAKSMLKALIERDVCEDVSHIESTITRDNDASWGLFRSIASEFDGDLTERPHFRRDAHFGGEHATEYLCRIGPIDTGDMATAA, from the coding sequence ATGCGTATCGAGATTTCAAAAGAGCTTGCCGCGGGCCCGGCGATGGCCGGCGGCGTCCGTTTTCGAAAACCGACCTCGGAGGACGGCGCGGCCGTGTGGCGCCTCATTGGCGACCTGGACGCGCTCGACGACAATTCGATGTATTGCAACCTGCTGCAATGCACGCACTTTGCCGACACCTGCATCGTTGCCGAGCATGACGATGAAGTTGTCGGCTGGGTGTCGGCCTATCTGCCGCCGTCGAAGCAGGGCACGCTGTTCGTCTGGCAGGTCGCCGTCGCGCCTAAGATGCGCGGTCGGGGTCTGGCCAAGTCGATGCTGAAGGCGCTGATCGAGCGGGACGTCTGCGAAGACGTTTCTCACATCGAGAGCACAATCACGCGCGACAATGACGCCTCCTGGGGCCTGTTCCGCTCGATCGCGTCGGAATTCGACGGCGATCTGACCGAGCGGCCCCACTTCCGCCGCGACGCCCATTTCGGTGGCGAGCACGCGACGGAATATCTCTGCCGGATCGGTCCGATCGACACCGGGGACATGGCAACCGCCGCCTGA
- a CDS encoding MarR family winged helix-turn-helix transcriptional regulator has product MIESRSQHALIVLRRILRATENRARTLSRQSGLTASQLLLLQTLEDEGECTAGRIAARLGITQATTTSLVQKLETKGLVVRKRGDTDRRTVWLTLSDSGRIKLAEAPDSLQELFSQRFEKLDDWEQMMLMASLERVASMLDAEEIDASPVLDIGALDREA; this is encoded by the coding sequence ATGATCGAAAGCCGCTCACAACATGCCCTTATTGTTCTGCGCCGGATCCTGCGAGCGACGGAGAATCGCGCCCGCACCCTGTCGCGTCAGTCCGGGCTGACCGCATCCCAGCTGCTGCTCCTGCAAACGCTGGAGGACGAAGGCGAATGCACGGCGGGCAGGATCGCCGCCCGGCTCGGCATCACCCAGGCAACGACGACCTCACTGGTGCAGAAACTCGAAACGAAAGGCCTCGTTGTCCGGAAACGAGGCGACACCGACAGGCGGACGGTCTGGCTCACCCTCAGCGACTCCGGCCGCATCAAGCTGGCCGAAGCGCCGGACAGCTTGCAGGAGCTGTTCAGCCAGCGCTTCGAGAAGCTGGACGACTGGGAGCAGATGATGCTGATGGCCAGCCTCGAGCGGGTCGCTTCCATGCTGGATGCGGAAGAAATAGACGCCTCCCCCGTGCTCGATATCGGCGCCCTCGACAGGGAAGCCTGA
- the phnD gene encoding phosphate/phosphite/phosphonate ABC transporter substrate-binding protein has translation MNRRSIMGFAAAAVGILTLGWPGASHALDARFQDNNGDLVADTPTDPSQQVDPSTIIFAYTPVEDPAVYAKVWDGFLRHMEKVTGKKVQFFPVQSNAAQIEAMRAGRLHVAGFNTGSNPLAVNCAGFVSFAMMANKAGEFGYNMEIITYPGSGIEKVEDIKGKKMAFTSQTSNSGFKAPSAILKADYGMEPGKDFEPVFSGKHDNSILGVANKDYPAAAIANSVWHRMLARGVVQEGQIVSIYKSQTFPTTGFGYVYNLKPELQEKIKEAFFTFNWEGSALKEEFARSGEEQFIPITYQEYWDVIRKIDAANGVSYACK, from the coding sequence ATGAACAGACGGAGCATCATGGGTTTTGCGGCGGCAGCCGTCGGAATCCTCACCTTGGGCTGGCCTGGTGCCTCCCATGCACTGGATGCGCGTTTCCAGGACAATAACGGCGATCTGGTCGCCGACACGCCGACCGATCCGTCGCAGCAGGTCGATCCGAGCACCATTATCTTTGCCTATACGCCCGTCGAGGACCCGGCCGTCTATGCGAAGGTCTGGGACGGCTTCCTGCGCCACATGGAAAAGGTCACCGGTAAGAAGGTGCAGTTCTTCCCGGTCCAGTCCAACGCCGCGCAGATCGAGGCGATGCGCGCCGGCCGCCTGCATGTCGCCGGCTTCAACACCGGTTCCAACCCGCTCGCGGTCAACTGCGCCGGCTTCGTCTCCTTCGCCATGATGGCGAACAAGGCGGGCGAGTTCGGCTACAACATGGAAATCATCACCTACCCGGGCAGCGGGATCGAGAAGGTCGAGGACATCAAAGGCAAGAAGATGGCCTTCACCTCGCAGACCTCGAATTCCGGCTTCAAGGCGCCGTCGGCGATCCTGAAGGCCGATTACGGCATGGAACCCGGCAAGGATTTCGAGCCGGTCTTCTCCGGCAAGCATGACAACTCGATCCTCGGCGTCGCCAACAAGGACTATCCGGCCGCCGCGATCGCCAACTCCGTCTGGCACCGCATGCTCGCCCGCGGCGTGGTCCAGGAAGGCCAGATCGTCTCGATCTACAAGTCGCAGACCTTCCCGACCACGGGCTTCGGCTATGTCTACAACCTGAAGCCGGAACTGCAGGAGAAGATCAAGGAAGCCTTCTTCACCTTCAACTGGGAAGGCTCGGCGCTGAAGGAAGAGTTCGCGCGCTCCGGCGAGGAGCAGTTCATTCCGATCACCTATCAGGAATACTGGGACGTGATCCGGAAGATCGACGCCGCCAACGGCGTTTCCTACGCCTGCAAGTAA
- the phnC gene encoding phosphonate ABC transporter ATP-binding protein, whose product MLRLEGLSKVYGTGDRALTDVSLSVEPGQVIGLIGPSGAGKSTLIRCVNRLVEPTSGKIFLGDLEITGLSRGGLRQARRRIGMIFQEYALVERLTVMENVLSGRLGYVGFWRSFFRKFPPEAIENAYRLLDRVGLSAHVNKRADALSGGQRQRVGIARALEQDPDLLLIDEPTASLDPKTSRQIMRLIVEICDERGLPAIINIHDVALAQQFVRRIIGLQAGKVVFDGSPDELDADVLTRIYGEEDWSATIRKVDEDGEEAGDTDDAGSEDHIAALDRERLAGLT is encoded by the coding sequence ATGTTGCGACTTGAAGGTCTGTCGAAAGTCTACGGGACAGGCGATCGGGCGCTCACCGACGTTAGTCTTTCCGTCGAACCCGGTCAGGTCATCGGCCTGATCGGGCCCTCGGGAGCCGGCAAGTCCACCCTGATCCGGTGCGTCAACCGGCTGGTGGAACCCACGTCCGGGAAGATCTTCCTGGGCGATCTCGAGATCACCGGCCTCAGCCGGGGCGGCCTGCGTCAGGCCCGCCGGCGGATCGGCATGATCTTTCAGGAATATGCGCTGGTCGAGCGCCTGACTGTGATGGAGAACGTACTCTCCGGACGGCTCGGCTATGTCGGCTTCTGGCGCAGTTTCTTCCGCAAGTTTCCGCCCGAAGCGATCGAGAACGCCTACCGGCTGCTCGATCGGGTCGGGCTCAGCGCGCATGTGAACAAGCGCGCGGACGCGCTTTCAGGCGGCCAGCGCCAGCGCGTCGGCATTGCCCGCGCGCTCGAGCAGGATCCGGACCTCCTGCTGATCGACGAGCCCACCGCGTCGCTCGATCCCAAGACCTCGCGCCAGATCATGCGACTGATCGTCGAGATCTGCGACGAGCGCGGACTGCCCGCGATCATCAACATCCACGACGTCGCCCTGGCGCAACAGTTCGTGCGTCGGATCATCGGCCTGCAGGCAGGCAAGGTCGTGTTCGACGGCAGCCCGGACGAACTCGACGCGGACGTTCTCACCCGGATCTACGGTGAAGAGGACTGGTCCGCGACCATCCGCAAGGTCGACGAGGACGGCGAAGAAGCCGGCGACACCGATGATGCCGGTTCGGAAGACCATATCGCCGCGCTCGACCGCGAACGCTTGGCGGGCCTGACATGA
- the phnE gene encoding phosphonate ABC transporter, permease protein PhnE — MSATAATSYPRTWSRPPFVKRAWLRWTLYLGALLYLILSVGSVEVNWVRVWEGLDRGLRFVEGFLVPDFTSRWEDILIGMEESLTMTVASTVVGVLISVPIGIGAARNIAPLPIYAICRAIIALSRSFQEIIVAILFVAMFGFGPLAGFMTLSFATIGFLAKLLAEDIEDIDESQAEAVRATGAGWWQIVNYAIQPQVMPRLIGLSLYRLDINFRESAVIGIVGAGGIGATLNTAMDRYEYDSAAAILILIILIVMAAEYSSGYVRKWLQ; from the coding sequence ATGAGCGCAACCGCCGCGACGTCCTATCCGCGGACCTGGTCGCGCCCGCCCTTCGTGAAGCGCGCCTGGCTGCGCTGGACGCTCTATCTCGGCGCGCTGCTTTACCTGATCCTATCGGTCGGATCGGTCGAGGTGAATTGGGTGCGCGTCTGGGAAGGCCTCGACCGCGGGCTCCGCTTCGTCGAGGGCTTCCTGGTGCCGGACTTCACCAGCCGCTGGGAAGACATCCTGATCGGCATGGAGGAGAGCCTGACGATGACCGTCGCCTCGACCGTCGTCGGCGTCCTGATATCGGTGCCGATCGGCATCGGTGCCGCGCGCAACATCGCACCCCTGCCGATCTATGCGATCTGCCGGGCGATCATCGCCCTCTCGCGCAGCTTCCAGGAGATCATCGTCGCCATCCTGTTCGTCGCCATGTTCGGCTTCGGACCGCTGGCCGGCTTCATGACGCTTTCCTTCGCCACCATCGGCTTCCTCGCCAAGCTCTTGGCCGAGGACATCGAGGATATCGACGAGAGCCAGGCCGAGGCGGTACGCGCCACCGGCGCCGGCTGGTGGCAGATCGTGAACTACGCGATCCAGCCCCAGGTCATGCCGCGCCTGATCGGCCTCAGCCTCTACCGGCTCGACATCAATTTCCGCGAATCCGCCGTGATCGGCATCGTCGGCGCGGGCGGCATCGGCGCCACCCTGAACACCGCCATGGACCGCTATGAGTACGACTCGGCGGCGGCGATCCTGATCCTGATCATCCTGATCGTGATGGCGGCGGAATATTCCTCTGGCTATGTCCGGAAGTGGCTCCAGTGA
- the phnE gene encoding phosphonate ABC transporter, permease protein PhnE encodes MSDTQFDKTWQKRTTRQELWLWLGWLALVAFFVFCWEVMNKNTIWAFVSDAPRQAMDIGSRMVPPRWDYLPSLMEPLWDTIAIATLGTLMALFMAVPVAFMAARNTTPSTRFVRPIALLIIVSSRSINSLIWALLLVAIIGPGVMAGIVAIAFRSIGFVAKLLYEAIEEIDAVQVEAVSATGASKAQIMDYAVVPQILPAFAGITVFRWDINIRESTVLGLVGAGGLGLRLQESLNVLAWPQVTVIFILILITVLVSEWVSAKVRHAII; translated from the coding sequence ATGAGTGACACCCAATTCGACAAAACCTGGCAGAAGCGGACAACCAGACAGGAACTCTGGCTCTGGCTCGGCTGGCTGGCCCTCGTCGCGTTCTTCGTCTTCTGCTGGGAGGTGATGAACAAGAACACGATCTGGGCCTTCGTGTCCGACGCGCCCCGGCAGGCGATGGATATCGGCTCGCGCATGGTGCCGCCGCGCTGGGACTATCTGCCGAGCCTGATGGAGCCGCTCTGGGACACCATCGCGATCGCCACGCTCGGCACGCTGATGGCGCTCTTCATGGCCGTTCCGGTGGCTTTCATGGCCGCCCGCAACACGACGCCGAGCACCCGGTTTGTGCGGCCGATCGCCCTGCTCATCATCGTCTCCAGCCGCTCGATCAACTCGCTGATCTGGGCCCTCCTGCTGGTCGCGATCATCGGACCGGGCGTGATGGCCGGGATCGTCGCCATCGCCTTCCGCTCGATCGGCTTCGTCGCCAAGCTGCTCTACGAGGCCATCGAGGAGATCGACGCGGTCCAGGTCGAGGCGGTCTCCGCCACCGGCGCCAGCAAGGCGCAAATCATGGACTATGCGGTCGTGCCGCAGATCCTGCCGGCCTTCGCCGGGATCACGGTGTTCCGCTGGGACATCAACATCCGCGAGTCGACCGTGCTCGGCCTTGTCGGGGCCGGCGGTCTCGGGCTGCGTCTGCAGGAATCGCTGAACGTGCTCGCCTGGCCGCAAGTGACTGTGATCTTCATCCTGATCCTGATCACCGTCCTGGTGAGCGAGTGGGTATCCGCGAAGGTGCGGCACGCCATCATCTAG
- a CDS encoding Na/Pi cotransporter family protein, translating into MDLLINILGGVALLLWGVRMVRTGVTRAFGSSIRRGIAAATRNRLSSFVTGLGVTTILQSSTATALIVSSFGSRKMVGVAAGLAIMLGADVGSTIVVQVLAFDVTWMSPVLLFVGVTTFLSSENSRRKAIARVLIGLGLMLLAIKLVMLASVPLREGPTMSMLLAPLRSEPVLAIVFAALLTWMAHSSLTVIVLIMTLVSLNVVELQVAIMLVLGANIGSAITPVAMNWGGEPAARRVPLGNLFMRTVGVILVFSFIPWIVPLFSGFSVDSAHLIANVHTGFNLAVAILFLPMIGWVARLVTRILPERPGAEDLLAPRHLEEESLDTPTVALSAAARETLRMGDTVQSMLARSMEVFRGGTTEQIKEIEREDDVVDSLHEAVKIYLTKLSRQELDPAESQRVIEILSFTTNLEHIGDIIDKNLMELAAKKLKDGAVFSKDGMEELETFHAEVLANLKLALSIFMTGDQRLARRLMEQKVHIRELELKFSEAHYARIRDGKAESIGSSSLHLDVLRDLKRINSHITSVAYPILESTGQIAESRLREA; encoded by the coding sequence ATGGATCTACTGATCAACATACTCGGGGGAGTGGCCCTGCTCCTCTGGGGCGTGCGCATGGTGCGCACCGGGGTCACCAGGGCCTTCGGATCCAGCATCCGCCGCGGCATCGCGGCCGCGACGCGGAACCGGCTGAGTTCCTTCGTGACCGGCCTCGGGGTCACCACGATCCTGCAGAGCAGCACGGCAACCGCCCTGATCGTGAGCTCCTTCGGCAGCCGCAAGATGGTCGGCGTCGCCGCCGGTCTCGCGATCATGCTGGGCGCCGATGTCGGCAGCACCATCGTGGTTCAGGTGCTGGCCTTCGACGTCACCTGGATGTCCCCGGTCCTGCTCTTCGTCGGTGTCACGACCTTCCTTTCCTCCGAGAATTCGCGCCGCAAGGCGATCGCCCGCGTCCTGATCGGCCTCGGGCTTATGCTGCTGGCCATCAAGCTGGTGATGCTCGCCTCCGTGCCGCTGCGCGAGGGGCCGACCATGTCGATGCTACTGGCGCCGCTCCGCAGCGAACCGGTGCTCGCCATCGTCTTCGCCGCGCTGCTGACCTGGATGGCGCATTCCAGTCTCACGGTCATCGTGTTGATCATGACCCTGGTCTCGCTCAATGTGGTCGAGCTTCAGGTCGCGATCATGCTGGTGCTCGGCGCGAATATCGGCAGCGCGATCACGCCTGTCGCCATGAACTGGGGCGGCGAACCCGCGGCCCGCAGGGTCCCGCTCGGCAACCTCTTCATGCGCACGGTCGGAGTGATTCTCGTCTTCTCCTTCATTCCCTGGATCGTGCCGCTCTTCTCCGGTTTCTCCGTCGACTCTGCGCACCTGATCGCCAACGTCCATACCGGCTTCAATCTCGCCGTCGCCATCCTGTTCCTGCCGATGATCGGCTGGGTTGCCCGCCTGGTGACCCGGATCCTGCCGGAACGTCCCGGCGCCGAGGACCTGCTCGCCCCCCGTCACCTGGAAGAGGAAAGCCTCGATACCCCGACCGTCGCGCTCTCCGCGGCGGCGCGGGAGACCCTGCGCATGGGCGACACGGTGCAGTCGATGCTGGCCCGCTCGATGGAGGTGTTCCGCGGCGGCACGACCGAACAGATCAAGGAGATCGAGCGCGAGGACGATGTGGTCGATTCCCTGCATGAGGCAGTGAAAATTTACCTCACGAAACTGTCGCGCCAGGAACTCGACCCCGCCGAGAGCCAGCGCGTGATCGAGATCCTGAGCTTCACCACAAACCTCGAGCATATCGGCGACATCATCGACAAGAACCTGATGGAACTTGCCGCCAAGAAGCTGAAGGACGGAGCGGTCTTCTCAAAAGACGGGATGGAGGAGCTGGAAACCTTCCATGCCGAGGTGCTGGCAAACCTGAAACTCGCGCTCAGCATCTTCATGACCGGGGATCAGCGGCTCGCCCGGCGCCTGATGGAGCAGAAGGTCCATATCCGTGAGCTCGAGCTGAAATTCTCCGAAGCGCACTACGCCCGCATCCGGGACGGCAAGGCCGAGTCGATCGGCAGCTCCTCGCTCCATCTCGACGTGCTGCGCGACCTGAAGCGCATCAACAGCCACATCACCTCGGTCGCCTACCCGATCCTGGAATCGACCGGCCAGATCGCCGAGAGCCGGCTGCGCGAAGCTTAA
- a CDS encoding carnitinyl-CoA dehydratase — translation MSDGPIKTKRDGHVLEVTLDRPRANAIDLATSRIMGDTFAAFRDDPELRVCIVTGAGPKFFCPGWDLKAAAGGDAVDGDYGVGGFGGLQELRGLNKPVIAAVNGICCGGGLELALSADIILAADHATFALPEIRSGTVADAATVKLPKRIPYHIAMEMLFTGRWIEAEEAARWGFVNHIHPAADLMDEARKMARHLASGPPLVFAAIKEIVREAEDMKFQDAMNRITKRQFETVDRLYDSEDNREGYTAFAEGRDPVWKGR, via the coding sequence ATGAGTGACGGCCCGATCAAGACCAAGCGCGACGGCCATGTCCTGGAAGTGACGCTGGACCGGCCGAGGGCGAACGCGATCGATCTCGCGACCAGCCGGATCATGGGCGACACCTTTGCCGCGTTCCGGGACGACCCGGAACTCCGGGTCTGCATCGTCACTGGCGCGGGACCTAAATTCTTCTGCCCGGGCTGGGACCTGAAGGCGGCCGCCGGCGGCGATGCGGTCGACGGGGATTACGGTGTCGGCGGGTTCGGCGGACTGCAGGAACTGCGCGGTCTCAACAAGCCGGTGATCGCGGCGGTGAACGGGATCTGCTGTGGCGGCGGGCTGGAACTCGCGCTCTCGGCCGACATCATCCTCGCCGCCGACCACGCGACCTTCGCGCTGCCGGAGATCCGTTCCGGGACCGTGGCCGACGCCGCGACGGTCAAGCTGCCGAAGCGCATCCCCTATCACATCGCGATGGAGATGCTCTTCACCGGGCGCTGGATCGAGGCCGAGGAGGCGGCGCGCTGGGGCTTCGTGAACCATATCCACCCGGCGGCCGATCTGATGGACGAGGCCAGGAAGATGGCGAGGCATCTCGCCTCCGGCCCGCCGCTGGTTTTCGCCGCGATCAAGGAAATCGTGCGCGAGGCCGAGGACATGAAATTTCAGGATGCGATGAACCGGATTACCAAGCGCCAGTTCGAGACCGTCGACCGACTCTACGATTCCGAAGACAACCGTGAAGGCTATACCGCCTTCGCCGAAGGCCGGGATCCGGTCTGGAAGGGGCGCTGA
- a CDS encoding acetate--CoA ligase family protein, whose amino-acid sequence MRPGLERLFRPKTIAVIGGGAWCANVVAECAKIGFAGEVWPVHPNRPEIAGRKAYASIEGLPGAPDATFIGINRHATIEAVRALVARGAGGAVCFASGFSEALAETGDGADLQAELIAAAGELAVLGPNCYGILNYLDGMALWPDLHGGTKVERGVAIVAQSSNIAINLTMQQRGLPIAYMATVGNQAQTGLAEIAEALLADDRVTALGFYIEGIGDVAAFAAMAGKAAKLGKPLVALKVGRSEEARAGAVSHTASLSGEHAGASALLRRLGIAEVRSLSAFLETLKMLHVAGPLASNRIASMSCSGGEAGMMADTALGFDLNYPPLTQEQKQELGEALGPKVALANPLDYHTYIWGDTDATVRTFGAMMRGAADFGVAVLDFPRAGLGSVADWEKVIDAVEITRSGTGKPMGILASLPENLPEDVARRIMARGIVPLTGLEDALAAVEAAAFIGRVRLADHAPLPPLQPNDSRIVGEGEAKRMLAGFGVPVPGSVETTRGGLAAAAAEVGYPLVLKGLGLAHKSEAGAVVLGIDSEVALMDAARGMKADRFLVEPMVAGAVAELLVGVTLDPAHGYLLTLAAGGTKTEILEDSTCLLLPVTAEEVDAALSRLRMAPLLDGYRGAPAADRPAIVAAVLAVQDFVTAHHGLVEEVEINPLLCLEEGAMAVDALIRMGEKHE is encoded by the coding sequence ATGCGGCCCGGGCTCGAACGCCTGTTCCGGCCGAAGACCATCGCGGTCATCGGCGGCGGCGCCTGGTGTGCCAATGTGGTGGCGGAATGCGCGAAGATCGGCTTCGCGGGCGAGGTCTGGCCGGTGCATCCGAACCGGCCGGAGATCGCGGGCCGCAAAGCTTATGCCTCGATCGAGGGCCTGCCGGGGGCGCCGGATGCGACCTTCATCGGCATCAACCGCCACGCCACTATCGAGGCGGTGCGAGCGCTCGTGGCACGTGGTGCCGGCGGGGCGGTCTGTTTTGCGAGCGGCTTCAGCGAGGCGCTGGCGGAGACCGGGGATGGCGCCGACCTGCAGGCGGAACTGATCGCGGCCGCGGGCGAATTGGCGGTGCTCGGGCCGAACTGCTACGGCATCCTCAACTATCTCGACGGCATGGCGCTCTGGCCGGACCTGCATGGCGGCACCAAGGTCGAGCGCGGGGTCGCTATCGTGGCGCAATCCTCCAACATCGCCATCAACCTCACCATGCAGCAGCGCGGCCTGCCGATCGCCTATATGGCGACGGTCGGCAACCAGGCGCAGACCGGCCTGGCGGAGATCGCCGAGGCCCTGCTGGCCGACGATCGGGTGACGGCGCTCGGTTTCTATATCGAGGGGATTGGCGATGTAGCTGCCTTCGCCGCGATGGCGGGCAAGGCGGCGAAGCTTGGCAAACCGCTCGTCGCCCTCAAGGTAGGGCGTTCCGAAGAGGCAAGGGCGGGTGCCGTTTCACACACCGCGTCGCTTTCCGGCGAGCATGCGGGGGCCTCCGCCCTCTTGCGGCGGCTCGGCATCGCAGAGGTGCGCAGCCTGTCCGCGTTCCTCGAGACCCTGAAGATGCTCCATGTCGCGGGACCGCTCGCGTCGAACCGGATCGCCTCGATGTCCTGCTCCGGCGGCGAGGCGGGGATGATGGCGGACACGGCGCTCGGATTCGACCTCAACTATCCGCCGCTCACACAAGAGCAGAAACAGGAACTCGGCGAGGCGCTCGGTCCGAAAGTCGCGCTCGCCAATCCGCTCGACTACCACACCTATATCTGGGGCGACACGGACGCGACCGTGCGCACCTTCGGCGCAATGATGCGCGGGGCGGCGGACTTCGGCGTGGCCGTGCTCGATTTCCCACGGGCCGGACTCGGCAGTGTCGCCGACTGGGAAAAGGTGATCGACGCGGTCGAGATAACGCGGTCCGGGACAGGCAAGCCGATGGGTATTCTTGCTTCCCTCCCGGAGAACCTGCCGGAAGACGTCGCGCGAAGGATCATGGCGCGCGGGATCGTGCCCCTGACCGGGTTGGAGGACGCCTTGGCGGCGGTGGAGGCGGCGGCTTTCATCGGCCGGGTACGGCTCGCCGATCATGCGCCGCTCCCGCCATTGCAACCGAACGATAGCCGGATCGTCGGCGAGGGCGAGGCCAAGCGCATGCTCGCCGGTTTTGGCGTGCCGGTGCCGGGCTCCGTCGAGACGACGCGCGGCGGGCTTGCCGCGGCTGCGGCCGAGGTCGGTTATCCGCTGGTGCTCAAAGGGCTCGGTTTGGCGCATAAGAGCGAGGCCGGTGCCGTCGTTCTTGGCATCGACAGCGAGGTGGCGCTGATGGACGCCGCGCGCGGGATGAAAGCGGATCGGTTTCTTGTCGAGCCGATGGTCGCCGGCGCGGTGGCCGAGCTGCTCGTCGGCGTGACGCTGGATCCTGCGCACGGTTATCTGCTGACCCTCGCCGCCGGCGGGACGAAGACGGAGATCCTCGAAGACAGCACCTGCTTGCTCCTGCCGGTCACGGCGGAGGAGGTCGACGCGGCGCTTTCGCGGCTCCGCATGGCGCCGCTGCTGGACGGCTATCGCGGTGCGCCTGCGGCCGACCGCCCGGCGATTGTCGCCGCCGTGCTGGCGGTGCAGGATTTCGTCACCGCGCATCACGGGCTGGTGGAAGAAGTCGAGATCAATCCTCTGCTTTGCCTCGAAGAGGGGGCGATGGCGGTGGATGCCCTGATCAGGATGGGAGAGAAACATGAGTGA